Below is a genomic region from Leptotrichia shahii.
CCTTCTCAATAAATAAAAGTTTGTGAACAGTCGGTAAATATACATTCATATTCATAATATCCTGTTCATCCATATTTATTGTATTTAATATATTAGTATTCATTCTGACTTTTCACCTCTTTTTTCAGCTGAAATTCTTTTTAATTCCGCACTTAGTTTATTTATACAATTTGAAAATGAAATATATTCAGGACAAGCATCATCACATCGTCCACATCCCGTACACATTTGATAACCAAATCTCTTTTTAAAGTCAGAAATTTTATGCATAACTTTAAATCTCATTCTATCTCCATGTCTTTGTCTAAATGAATGACCGCCAGCCATATCAGTAAATCCATTTACATGGCATGAAGCCCACACTCTTCTTCGTTCTCCATTATTGTCATTCTCGCTGTAAAATACATCTTGTGTCGTCGTACAAGTACAAGTTGGACAAACGAAATTACATTTTCCACAAGCTATGCAACGGCTATCATATTCACGCCATAAATCTAAATTTATAATATCGGAAAGCTCAATGTTATCCGGAATATCTACATGAATTTCATTATCTTCCACAAATTCCATTTCAAATTCTACATTTTCATTTATTTTATTATTTTCTTTATTTTCAGAAATAACTTCATCAAAATATGCCTTTAATTCGTCATCTCTTATATCGACAAATATTTTATTATCTGTAACTTTTATCCCAATATTATATTCATCAGTCTTATTAGTTTTCATATCCACACAAAAACAGTTTTCAAACGAATTTGGACATCCAAATACTACAAATTTTACTTTATCTCTTACTCTTTTATAGTAAATATCCAAAAATTTATTATTTAAATAAACTTCATCGACTCTTTTCACAGAATGCAAATCACAGCTTCTAAGAAATATAAGATATTTTCTATCTTGTTCTTTAGGCATTGTACATCCATCTTCTGTAAAATAAAACATTGTCTGTGTTATTGGCAGCATTACTTCCTTTGCTGAAAAATGAGATTTTTTATCAAAACATATCTCTTCAATCTTATCAATTTCAGAATATCTAATTACAGAAGTATCTGAAAATGTCCCACGAAATGGTATTTCAATTGGGGCATATATTTTATACTCCCTCTTCAGCTTTTCAAGTGCTGAATTAAAATTTTCACGATTTAAACTAATTTTCATTACTCCTCCTAAATTTTTCATAAACAAGGAATTAAGCTCCTTGTTATATTATCCAATTATTTCAATTCTTTATTTTTTTATTTCTTTTTTTCCCAAATAGTAACAGACATATCCAATAAAGCCTCCGCCAACAATATTTCCTAATGTTACAAATAGCAAATTATAGAAATATCCATTCAAAGTAATTCCCTTATACATAATTCCCATCATTAAAAGCGTCATATTAGCTACACTATGCTCAAATCCAGCAGTGATAAATGCAAAAAGACACCAAAAAACCATTATCAGTTTAGCAGTTTCCTCTTTTAACTTTATCCCAGCTAGAACGGCAAGACATACTAAAATGTTACACAGAATACCTTTAAAAAACAATTCTTGCGGTAAAGCTGCAACTTTAGCCTTTGAAACTTTCACAATAAAATTTACAACAGGCTTTGAAGCAGAATTTGAAAACACATATATAATTGCAAGTACAACTGATCCAACAACATTTCCCAAATAAGCTGCTATCCACATAAAGATCATATCTTTAAAAGTTATTGCCTTATTTAGCATCCCTGTTACTCCAACCATATTATTTCCCGTAAAAAGCTCCGTTCCAAACACAACTACAAGACTAAGTGCTATCCCAAAACTAACTCCCATAAGAATTTTATTAGTTGGCAATCCACTGCTAACTCCACCAACCGTAAATGTCAATAAAATCCCCAATCCAATAAACATCCCAGCCATAAATGACGATAAAAAATATTTCCCCTTAGAATTTTTTAGCAACTGAACTTTACTTTCTGCTGCATTTGACACTTGTTCCAAAGTTTGATTATTTCTCATTTTTCATATCGTGATAAGATAGCTTATCACATCTCCTTTCTAATTTTTTTGTCTTTATAAAAGTTTCTTTTTTAAATTAAATTTATTTGTGAAAAAATTCATAATTTGTTTTCATTAAATTATTACATAATTATAATAAAAAGTCCACAAAAAAAATATTTTTTTTATATTTGTATTTAGAATATTTTGATTTTCTAATTATTGATTCATATAAATAAAAATAAAATCGCTGCCTTTTACAACAACGATCAAATAATTTAAATTTATCTAAATCTATTAAGACTTTTTGCTATCTAAAATTTTACATTTCTTTTAACAATTTTCTTAATGTTCCAGAATTTGCATTTGTCTCATTAATTGCTCTTTTCCAAGCCTTGCTACCACGTACATTATGAAACAATCCATGAGTGTGCATTAAAAATAGATGTGGACGAAGATTTTTCTTTTCCATATTTTCAACATAATGAATCATTTTTTCAATGATTTCTTTACGTGTAATATTTATTTCCCCTTCACTTCCATAATATTTTCCAAATTCAGTCAAAATCATAGGATTGTCATAAATTTCACGACCTAACATTACAGAATCCACATATTTTAAATGCTCATCAATTTCCTCGATTGTTTTTATTCCACCATTAATTTCTATATGCAAATTAGGATTTTCTTTTTTCACACGATAAACCTCATCATATCTAAGTGGTGGAATACTTCTATTTTGTTTTGGATCAAGTCCAGCCAATATCGCTATTCGTGCGTGAATAATATATTTATTTACTCCAGCTTTTTCAGTAATATGAATAAAATTCATCATATCTTCATATTTATCAAGCAATGTTTGTTCAAAAGTATCAGGTAATACATTCTTTCCATCAATTCCAATTCTATGTTTTATAGAAATTGGCTTATTTGTTGCATCTTTCATTGCTTTTACAATATTTGCCACTTCTTTTGGAAATGCCATAAGATAAGCTCCCATCATATTTCCTGAAACTCTATCTGATGGACATCCAACATTCAGATTAATTTCATCATAAGCATATCTTTCAGCAATTTTTACAGCCTGATAAGCCTCTTTTGGATTAGTTGCTGCAATTTGCAACACAATTGGATGTTCCACTTCATCAAATCCCAAAATATAATCCAAATCTCCATTAAGAATTGCCTGTGCCGTTATCATTTCTGTATACAATAAAACATCTTTGTTTATCATTCTCACAAAATTTCTAAAATTTCTATCTGTCCTGTCAACCATTGGAGCTATACTTATCTTATTTTCCACTGCATTTCCTTTCATAATTTTATTTTTCTTTATAATTATCTATTTTGCATTATAATATTTCATTGCTTCAGGTAAAAATTTTCTAGCTGCTTCAATTCTATTTTTTCCAGATGGATGTGTTGACAAAATTTCTGCACCTTGTTTTGCACCTATCGAATCCATTCTTTCAAGAGCTGTAATTGCTTCAGATGGATTATAACCAGCCATTGCCATAAATATCATTCCATACTTATCTGCTTCATATTCCTGAGTTCTGTTAAATTTTAAAAGTGTAATAGAAAGTCCACTTGAAACAAGAGAAGATACAATGTTGCCACCTGTTATTGCATCTGTTACACTTGCTGCAATTCCAGCAAGAGCACTATTACTCGAAGCCTCAGCATGGTGTCCTCCAATAACATGTCCAATTTCATGCCCCATTACAAAAGCAATTCCAGAATCACTATTTAAAACCGGTAATATTCCAGTATAAAAAGCAATTTTACCACCTGGCATAGCAAATGCATTTATTTCATTAGTTTTTATTAAATTAAATTCCCATTGCAAACCAGATATTTTTTTAGACATTCCATTTTCATTCAGATATTTTTCAACTGCTGCCGACATTCTTCCACCAATTCTTTTCAATCTTTGTCCATCAGCCGTATTGTTTGCCAAAAGTCCTTTAGCTCCAGCCTGTTGAATAAATTCTCTATATGTGGAAACGTATTCTTGTGCAACACTTTCATCACTTACCAATTTTATTTGTTTTCTTCCAGTAAGTGGTGCTACTGTACAACTGGAAATTATTGTTAATGCTGTAATTAAAAATAATATTTTTGAATATTTCTTTATCATTTTAAAACTCCTTCTTTATTTTTTTTGTAATTTTTATTTATTATTATTTTAGATTTTTTGTTGTTAATTATATCATATAAAATATAATGTTTCAATTTTTTATTACTTTCATCATTATAATTATATGATTAAATTAGTAAGAGTAATTAAAAAAATAAAGTCCGATAATATTTATTTTAATTAGATAATTAATTATTGATTATTTATTACTTGTTTTATACATCTTTATCCAATTTACATTATTTATTCACACACATTCATTTCACTTTATTTTGTTAAAAAAAAGAAAAAAAGAGCATAAAGTTAAAGTTTAAACTGACTAACTAACTGACTTCTTCTTTATACTCTCAATTACCACTATTTTATTAACTATCTATCATGGCTAAAGCCATGAGATTCTCTTAAATACTATTTAGTTTCTTTTTTATTTTTTTTAAATATTGTTGAATATCTAGTATTCAAATATTAGCTAATTTCCTCGACTTTAACGGACAAGCCTTCCATCTCTGACATTAGTGTCCTGTTGGCTCGATTCAAAACAATATGACTTCATAGTACATTTACAATCTATGTATTATTTAAAATTTTTTGTAAACAAAAAATATGCCATTCATCTCACGACTAAAGTTGCGAGTATTCTGGCATAATTCACAAATTCAAAAATTATAATTTATCTACTAGATTTTTTAAATATTCTTTTACTTTATCCTTTAACTCTTCATGTCTAAGTCCAAACTCGACATTTGCAACAAACATCCCAAATTTATCTCCAGTATCGTATCTCAATCCATCAAAATTATAGGCATATAATTTTTCGCCGTTATTTTTCATTGTCAAAATTGCATCTGTCAGCTGTATTTCTCCACCTTTTCCAGGTTTTGTATTTTTTAAATATGAAAAAATTTCAGGTTCTAATACGTAACGTCCTAATGCGGCAAGATTACTCGGAGCTTCATCAACTGATGGCTTTTCAATAAAATCCTCCACAGCAACTGTCTTCTCATCAATTTGTTTCAATGGTTTTATTATTCCATATTTTGAAACATTTTTGTGAGGAACTTCCTGAACACCTAAAATTGTTCCACCTTGCAGTTCATTATATTTTTCTATAAGCTGTTGTGTTACAGGAAACTGCCCCTTCCCTCTATCTGTGTAAATAATGTCATCTCCTAAGAGCACAACAAATGGCTCATCTCCCACAAAAGATTCTGCGCAGCTTATTGCATGTCCTAATCCCAATGGCTTTTTCTGACGCACATAATAAATATTTGACATCTCAGAAATATGATTTACCACTTTTAAAAGATCTTTTTTCCCATTTTCTTCCAAAGTTCTTTCCAATTCATACGAATAATCAAAATGATTTTCAATTGATCCTTTATTTCTTCCAGTAATAATTAAGATTTCTTCAATTCCAGCTTCCAAAAGCTCTTCCACAAGATATTGCAATGCTGGTTTATCTACAATTACAAGCATTTCTTTAGGTTGTGCCTTTGTAGCAGGCAAAACTCTCGTTCCAAGTCCTGCTGCTGGTATAACGGCTTTTCTTATTTTTTTTACGCCCATAACTTACCTCCTGTTATATTCAAGAATATCATTTCAATTTAAATTTGAAAACTAAAATATATGTCCATCGTCTGAATAACTAACTTTTATTGCTAACGGCTCAAATAAATTTAATTTATCAAAATATTCTTTTGCTTTTGAATTAGCTATCATTTGATATTCCTTTGTCTTTAAGTCATACTCATATTTTCCAATTATAATAATACTTTTTTCATCTGGAAACTGTACATAAAATCGTACGATTTCCTTATCTGGCAGTGGAGCTTTTCCAAGGTTTTTTGTATCAACTTTTGTAAAAAAGTTTTTATATTCATTAAATTTTTTATAAAATTCTTTTTTAAACTCATCATTTGTAGTTGTTGGGGTAGCTTTTATAGCAACTCCTATATTGGCATTGTAATCTTCATTTTCAATTGTATAGTAAGCCATTTTTATACTATCTCTATCACAAAAAATATCATTTGACCTTTTTTCAGCTTGAATTTTTTTAATAACTCTATCTAAAAAAGGATCAGGATCATTTGTAAAGTTACAAGTATTACTAAATCCTTCTATTCCTAATAAAAATAAAAGTGATGATACTATTTTTTTCATTTTACCTACATCCTTCCAAATATAATTTAATTAACGATATGCTTAATTATATCATAATTTTAGAAATTAATGAAATATTTTTGATCTATTATTTTAAAAGTTCTTTCTTTTTTTTGTTAAATTCTCCTTGCGTTATTACTCCTTCATCCATTAATTTTTTTAATTTTACTAGCTCATCTGCAACAGACGAACCTGAAGATTTTTGTGATTTCTCAAATTCTCCTATTGAATCATTCACAGCATTTACAAATGGAATAAGAGTTTTCTTTGATATATTTTTTACTTTATACATTGAAGCGCCATCCCATATCTCGACTTCTCCCATGAATAATCTCTTTTTATATTTTATTGCATTTACTTTACCAAGTGGAATCTCAATCTGATTTACACCAAATAACATTCCCTTATCTAAAAAAATAATCCTTTTACTCGTTGAAACAACTAACCACGTATGTCCATCATACCATCCTGAAGTAGCATAAGTGATAATTTCATCATCTCCAATAATATTTGGTAATTCTTTAACTTCTTTCTTTGTCCCAACAATATACGCTCCACAGTTTGATAACATTTGTTTTATATCTTTTAAAGTTTTCATTTTTTATAATCTCCTTTCAAATTATCATTTTAGCCATTTGTAACAGACTAAAATTTTTTGATGATTGCAATACTTTTATAGTTCTAATTGTTACCATTTTTCTCCAGCATTTTTTCAATAAAGTTCTAATATTTTTAGATAAAATACTATCTTTATTTATTTTATCACTTTTGCAATCGCCTAAATTATTATTTACATCATTATACTATAACATTACAATTGATTTATATAATTTTTCTTAAAATAAGGGTTATTTATTATAGCCCTTCTCTTTTCAATGGCTATATTATTTTATCACAAATATTTTTGAAACTCAACGGAACAGAAATGAAAATTTTAAAAGACAAGTTATAATTTAATTGGAATTATTTATCAAAATTTTCTATTTTACAAAATTTATAGCAGTTTTTTCAAATTGCAAATATTAATTGCAATATTTTAACCAATCTTTTTAAATTCTTCAAAGGAAATTTCATTTTTTATTTTATTTTTTTCAAATAATAACATATAAAAGTTGCAATTTTTGAAAAAATACATTATAATTAACGATATATATGAAAGGAGAGTTATTTTTAATGTTCAAAGAATTTAAAGAATTTATATCAAGAGGAAATGTAATGGATCTTGCAGTAGGAGTTATAATCGGAGCTGCTTTTGGGAAAATAGTAACTTCATTAGTTGATGACGTAATTATGCCTGTTATTGGAATAATCTTAGGAAAAATTGATTTTTCAAATTTAAAATTAGTTATTACGCCTGCTAGCGGAACAACTCCTGAAGCTGCAGTAAAATACGGATTATTTATTCAAAATATAGTTAATTTCTTTATTATGGCTTTTGTTATCTTTATTATGGTAAAATTTGTAAATAAATTAAGAAAACCTGCCGTTGTTGAAGAACCTGCTGAGCCAGCTCCAACAAAAGAAGAAGTATTATTATCTGAAATTAGAGACATTTTGAAAAATAAATAATCAAAGGCTATTGTTTATGGACGGAATAGAAAAATTATTCCGTCTAATCTTTTTTTATTAAATTTAATATTATTAAAGTATTGTGGAGGTTATTATGGATTTTGAAAATAATAAAAATGAACAATGTCATTCAAGTCATGATATAGAAGAGTTAGATAGAATAAGAAATCAAGTAATAAATAACTTTAGCTCAAATTCCAGCGATTTTTATTCTAGTTCTAATAATAATGAAAATGGCTCAGTTACCCTAGCCCTAGATGATTTAACTGTAAAAAACATAAAATTTATGGCAACCGTAATAAAAGTTTTATCAATTTTAGGAATTATAGTAGGTGTTTTTCAAATAATAATACTATTTCTTGGAATTTTTACTATTATAATTTCAATAAAATTTTTTAAATCGGCAAATGCTCTGGAAGACACTCTTATTACAAAAAACGGAGAACAATTAAAAACATATTTCAATGAGCAGTCCAAAGCTTTAAAATTATATATTATTTTTATAATAGTCAGCATTATTATAGGCATTCTTTTTTTTAGTTTCCTTATGTTATGTGTAATAGGTGCTTTAGCCAATGATAGCTTTTAAGTAAGTTTAATCTTAAATTGAGAGTGTTCAAATTTTTTGTAACATAGATATAAATCCAATAATACAGGGATTCTTAACTATAATTACAAAAAAATTACACCCTCAATTCTTAAAATTTTAATTTAAAGATTTTCTAAAAAATTAAACACTTGATATTACAACTGTTTTTATCTTTCTAATCTCATCATAACTTGGATCAATTACGACTCCCCATATAAGGTTAACATTTTTATCCTTCACAATATCTGAGATTCTTTCTGTAATTTTTCCAATATCCACAAGCG
It encodes:
- the asrA gene encoding anaerobic sulfite reductase subunit AsrA, giving the protein MKISLNRENFNSALEKLKREYKIYAPIEIPFRGTFSDTSVIRYSEIDKIEEICFDKKSHFSAKEVMLPITQTMFYFTEDGCTMPKEQDRKYLIFLRSCDLHSVKRVDEVYLNNKFLDIYYKRVRDKVKFVVFGCPNSFENCFCVDMKTNKTDEYNIGIKVTDNKIFVDIRDDELKAYFDEVISENKENNKINENVEFEMEFVEDNEIHVDIPDNIELSDIINLDLWREYDSRCIACGKCNFVCPTCTCTTTQDVFYSENDNNGERRRVWASCHVNGFTDMAGGHSFRQRHGDRMRFKVMHKISDFKKRFGYQMCTGCGRCDDACPEYISFSNCINKLSAELKRISAEKRGEKSE
- a CDS encoding formate/nitrite transporter family protein, which encodes MRNNQTLEQVSNAAESKVQLLKNSKGKYFLSSFMAGMFIGLGILLTFTVGGVSSGLPTNKILMGVSFGIALSLVVVFGTELFTGNNMVGVTGMLNKAITFKDMIFMWIAAYLGNVVGSVVLAIIYVFSNSASKPVVNFIVKVSKAKVAALPQELFFKGILCNILVCLAVLAGIKLKEETAKLIMVFWCLFAFITAGFEHSVANMTLLMMGIMYKGITLNGYFYNLLFVTLGNIVGGGFIGYVCYYLGKKEIKK
- the dusA gene encoding tRNA dihydrouridine(20/20a) synthase DusA; the protein is MKGNAVENKISIAPMVDRTDRNFRNFVRMINKDVLLYTEMITAQAILNGDLDYILGFDEVEHPIVLQIAATNPKEAYQAVKIAERYAYDEINLNVGCPSDRVSGNMMGAYLMAFPKEVANIVKAMKDATNKPISIKHRIGIDGKNVLPDTFEQTLLDKYEDMMNFIHITEKAGVNKYIIHARIAILAGLDPKQNRSIPPLRYDEVYRVKKENPNLHIEINGGIKTIEEIDEHLKYVDSVMLGREIYDNPMILTEFGKYYGSEGEINITRKEIIEKMIHYVENMEKKNLRPHLFLMHTHGLFHNVRGSKAWKRAINETNANSGTLRKLLKEM
- a CDS encoding M48 family metallopeptidase translates to MKKYSKILFLITALTIISSCTVAPLTGRKQIKLVSDESVAQEYVSTYREFIQQAGAKGLLANNTADGQRLKRIGGRMSAAVEKYLNENGMSKKISGLQWEFNLIKTNEINAFAMPGGKIAFYTGILPVLNSDSGIAFVMGHEIGHVIGGHHAEASSNSALAGIAASVTDAITGGNIVSSLVSSGLSITLLKFNRTQEYEADKYGMIFMAMAGYNPSEAITALERMDSIGAKQGAEILSTHPSGKNRIEAARKFLPEAMKYYNAK
- the galU gene encoding UTP--glucose-1-phosphate uridylyltransferase GalU gives rise to the protein MGVKKIRKAVIPAAGLGTRVLPATKAQPKEMLVIVDKPALQYLVEELLEAGIEEILIITGRNKGSIENHFDYSYELERTLEENGKKDLLKVVNHISEMSNIYYVRQKKPLGLGHAISCAESFVGDEPFVVLLGDDIIYTDRGKGQFPVTQQLIEKYNELQGGTILGVQEVPHKNVSKYGIIKPLKQIDEKTVAVEDFIEKPSVDEAPSNLAALGRYVLEPEIFSYLKNTKPGKGGEIQLTDAILTMKNNGEKLYAYNFDGLRYDTGDKFGMFVANVEFGLRHEELKDKVKEYLKNLVDKL
- a CDS encoding PH domain-containing protein, producing the protein MKTLKDIKQMLSNCGAYIVGTKKEVKELPNIIGDDEIITYATSGWYDGHTWLVVSTSKRIIFLDKGMLFGVNQIEIPLGKVNAIKYKKRLFMGEVEIWDGASMYKVKNISKKTLIPFVNAVNDSIGEFEKSQKSSGSSVADELVKLKKLMDEGVITQGEFNKKKKELLK
- the mscL gene encoding large-conductance mechanosensitive channel protein MscL, with product MFKEFKEFISRGNVMDLAVGVIIGAAFGKIVTSLVDDVIMPVIGIILGKIDFSNLKLVITPASGTTPEAAVKYGLFIQNIVNFFIMAFVIFIMVKFVNKLRKPAVVEEPAEPAPTKEEVLLSEIRDILKNK
- a CDS encoding DUF5362 family protein — translated: MDFENNKNEQCHSSHDIEELDRIRNQVINNFSSNSSDFYSSSNNNENGSVTLALDDLTVKNIKFMATVIKVLSILGIIVGVFQIIILFLGIFTIIISIKFFKSANALEDTLITKNGEQLKTYFNEQSKALKLYIIFIIVSIIIGILFFSFLMLCVIGALANDSF